One Candidatus Krumholzibacteriia bacterium genomic window, CCAGCGGCCTTCATCATGGCGCACTTGGCCACCCAAAGCGCATTGCCGTATCCCTCCACCGGCGCGTCACCCGGGTTGTACACCCATCCGTGCCCCGCGGCGAGGTTCTCGGCGTAGCGATATGCGACGAACGACCGGTCGGGGTGGAACGAACCCACTGCCAGGCAGGCTGCGATGAACAGCGCCAGCAAACCCGAGAGCGCAATCACGTCGTTCCGCTTCACGGGTCGAACCTCGTGCGCCGCTGTTTGCCGATCCCCTCGGGCAAGGCGCGCAGGCGGTCATCGCTCACGTCCACGCCGTTGCGCAGGAACACCCAGTACGCGCGATCCTGGTACCACTGATCGCGCACCGTTCCCACGAATCCGTACTCGAGCCGGAACCTGTCGTGCTTGTACAACGACCAGTAGGAGGGGTCCATGCGCGCGGTGTACACCCCCCGGACGGACAGGCAGATCACATCCGGTTTTCGCGCCAGCACGTAGTCGACCGTAAACGCGCCTTTGGCGATGTGCGAATCCGTCAGGGATCGCGGATGGATGTCGAGTGTGCGGAGCCCCGAGTAGTACGGCACCATACCCACATCGGCAATTGCGAGCAGCGAGCCGGGGGGCACCGTATTCCGCAACCATTGCGCCAGCGGCCGGTTGCAGAGGGTGGCGCTTTCTTCCATCTTCTGCGTGACCATCTTGAAGTGGGAGAGCCCGCTTGAACCAGCGAGCAGCGCCACCAGCACCAGCGTCGCAAACGGTGCCGCGTTCTTCGAGGGAGCGAAGCGCCACCACTCATCCGGCACCAGCGCGTGCAGCGAAGCTGCAGGGAGCAGCAACAGCCCTGCGATGGCCGCGTGGTAACGCATGCCCGGCATCCAGTCCACGAAGTTCGCGTACACCGCGCCGAACACCAGCGCCATCACCAACGCGATGCGGTTTCCGCTGGTCCGTGCCACGCGATTTCCGGCCACCGCGAGCACCAGCAACGCCAGGAACGTCCAACCTTGCGGCGGGTAGTAGTAGGTCCAGTTCACGAAGTAGCTGGAGAGGTTCATGCGCCACCCGGTGACGAGGCCGGTCCCTTCCACTCCCTTGGAGAGGAACGGCGTGGGCAGCCAGTCACCAAAGTATGCGACACGCCACGCGTGGTAGGCCGCGCAGGCGATGGCGAACGCGCCGGCGACCAGCGCCAGCGACCGGGCGGCTGCCGGCAGGCGCCCCCCACGACGCAGTTCCACCGCGATGAGAATCAGTGCCACCGGCAGCGCCAGGATTCCCTCGGGGCGGGCCAGTGCGGCGAGGAAGCCCACCACACCCAGCAACACCAGCGGGCGCCGGGCGGGTGCTTGCACGGCGTCTTCCGCATAGCGGACCACCAGCAGAAGCAGCAGCGCGAACAGCGCGGTCTCCATGCCGGAAACGGCGTACAGGACGAAGGGGCCGAAGGAGGCGAACAGCAGGAGCGGCAGCAGCTGTTGCGTCCACAGCGGTGCGCGGCGCCGGCACAGCGTCCACAACACGACGATCGACAACAGGCCCAGCAGGATGCCGGCGTACGGCGTCACCCGCGGCAGGTTCAAGCCGGTCTTGTGCATACCCGCGCACAGCACGATCCACAGGAAGTTGCTGTACGCCTCGACGGGACGCTCGCCCACGTTGAACGCGAGTCCGTGCCCCTGCGCGAGATGCTCCGCGTAACGAAACGAGATGAAGGAATCGTCGGGCATGAATGGCATCGCGTACACCGCACACAGCACGAACACCAGGCACGCGATCAGCAGCGCCGCAAGCGGCGGGCGCGCCGGGGCGGTCTCCGTGCGTTTGCGGGATCTCGCGGTCACGGGCGGCTCACCGGCTGCGAGAGGATGGTGGACAACACGCTGGCCACCCGTTTTGCGCCGGCGGGCACATCGGCGGTCTCGCCGTCCACGCCCCACACGTCGCAGAAACAGGTGGTGAGCGTCTTTCCCGGCCGCAGCACGCGCGCGCACGCCAGCAGCCACGGGGTGCTGGCCGGCGAGAGCAGGTTGATCTTGAACTCCACCGCCAGCACGTCGTACCCGGGCGGGCACAGCGAGAACGCGGCGTACCCGTTGGCGGAATCGGCGATGGTGGAAATGGCGCCCGCGTGCAGGAAACCGTTCTGCTGCGTGAACGCCTGCGCGTGCGGCATGGCGATGCGCACGTCACCAGGCTTGACGCGCACCAGTCGCGCACCCAGCGTGGCCATGAAGGCCTGTCGCGAGAAACTCTCGCGCACGACGGACTCAAAGTCCGGATTCTGCGGCGCGTGTTCAATCATGTGTCAAGAACGCGCCGCTTTCATGCTCAGACCGCCACCGCGGCGGCCCGGCGGCGCTGCAGATGCATGCCGATGGCGAGCCCCGCCGAGATCACGCACAGAATGCCGGCCAGGGAAAAGGCCGCGGCGTAGCTGCCGGTCGCGGTTTTGGCGGCATTGCCCACCATGATTCCAACCACACCCGCGATCCCGTAGCTCGTGAACACCCAGCCGTAATTGGCGCCGAGGTTCTTCGCGCCAAACAGGTCCGCGGTGGCGGACGGGAACAGTGCGAAGTTGCCGCCGAAGTTGAACCCCACGATCGAAGCTCCGACCGCGAGGGATACTTCCGTGTCGAGACCGCCCAGCACGAACATCATCGCCGCCTGCACGAGGAACATGGCCACGAAAGCGACCGTGCGCCCCACACGGTCGGACACCATCCCCCACGCGATCCGTCCCAGCGCGTTGAACACCGCCAGCCATCCCACCGCGGTGACACCGCGGTCGAAGATCTCCTTGGCGCGCGCATCGCCCAGTGCGGCCGCACCCCCGGCCGCGCCCACCAGCTGGTCGCCGGCGAACCCCTTGAGAATCCCGATCACCATCAGGCCGGCCATGGCGCCGCTGAAGAACATGAGCCACAGGATGTAGAACGCGGGCCGCCGCAGCGTGTCCTGCCACGCGGACTCCAGGCGCGCCGGCGCCGTGTCGGGCGGGTTGGAAAGGAGCGTTGCGCCAAGCGCGACCGCCACCAGGCAGACCAGCCCGTGCAGCGTGAAGAGTGACACCACGTCGTGGTTACGGAGATAGTTCTCGGCGCTGAAGGGGAGTTGCGGGTGGCTGAAGATGTACGCGCCGAAACCGAAGCCCGCCACCGCGAGACCACTGACCAGCCCCTTCCGCTTCGGGAACCACTTGATGAGCGCCGCAATCGGACACACGTAGGCAAACCCGATGCCCGCCCCGGCGAGGAACCCCACCGTCCCCCACAGCACGAAGAGTTCGTCCAGTTCGCCCAACCGCCCAACGTAGCGTTGCCCGAGGAGCACCGCGGCCACCACGCACGCCACCGTGATGGCTCGCGGGGCGTCGTGCAGGAGCGGCATCGTCTTCGGATTCATGTCGCGCGTCGCCATGTGATACAGCGCGAGCAACAGCAACGTCACCATGCCCGCGAACAGCGCGTGGGCCAGGTAGAACACGACGAACGTGTTCAACAGTCCCGCGGCCAGGAACCCACCCCCCAGCAACACGCCGCCGATGGTGGCCGTGAAGCGCGGCCCCTTGAGATCCTGTACCCGCCCCGCCAGCACCATGGTGCCCGCAAAGGAAAGGATGCATATGGAGAAGGCGTACTTAAGATAGCCTTGCTGCTCGGTCTGGCGCCGCTTCTTTGTCGCCTCGTCGGCCACGACGGTCATTTCATGCAGATACTCCCCGCGCATCTCCATCTCCTGCACTTCCATCTCCGTTACCACGGGTGGAAACACGCGCGCGTCCAGGGGACGCCAGAAGATGCTGTATCCGTAAACTGTGCCGAGGATGAGTTGAATGAGGATGGCGCCAATAAGCACGCGCGCCCGCGCCGAAGATCGGTTCATGGTGTCTCCCAATGCGCGGCCGATGGTAATTAGAAAACGCGTTTGAAGATGCTGTCCACTTCTCGCAGATAATGATCCAGATCGAACACCGCGTCGAGAGTTGCTTTCTCCAGTTTCGACGTTATTCCCTTGCGCGCCCGCACCGTTTCCTCGAAGGGCTTGCCGCTCTCCCAGGTCTCCATGGCCGCCTCCTGCACCAGCGCGTAGGCGTCCTCACGCGAAAGTCCCGCGCGCGCCAGTTCCAGGAGCAGCTTCTGCGAGTACACCAGCCCGTGCGCTTTCTCCATGTTGGCCAGCATGCGCTCCGGGTAGACCACGAGGTCCTTGACCACGCCGGTGAACTTCACCAGCATGTAGTCCAGGGTGATGGTGGCGTCCGGCAGAATCACCCGCTCCACCGACGAGTGCGAAATGTCCCGCTCGTGCCACAGCGCCACGTTTTCCGTGGCGGCCACCGCGTAGCCGCGAACCAGCCGCGCCATGCCCGCGACGCGCTCGCAGATGATCGGGTTGCGCTTGTGGGGCATGGACGAGCTGCCCTTCTGCCCCTTGCGGAACGGTTCCTCCACCTCCAGCACATCCGTCCGCTGCAGGTTGCGCACCTCGGTGGCCATCTTCTCCAGCGAGGCCGCGGCCACCGCCAGCGCGGAAACGAACTCCGCGTGACGGTCGCGCTGCACCACCTGGGTGGAGGCCGGTGCGGGCTTCAGCCCCAGCTTGCGGGTGACGTACTCCTCCACCTGCGGGCTCGCGTGCGCGAAGGTCCCCACCGAACCCGACACCTTGCCCACCGACACCGTCTCCAGCGCCGCGCGCAGCATTCGCTCGCGCCGGCCCAGCTCGTCGTACCAGACGGCGAGCTTGAGCCCGAAGGTGATCGGCTCGGCGTGGATGCCGTGGGTGCGCCCCACCATCACCGTGTTCTTGTGCTCCAGCGCCCGCGCCTTGACCACCGCGCGCAGGTCCGCCATGCGTTTGAGCAGCAGTTCCCCCGCCTCCTTGATCTGGCAGGCCAGGGTGGTGTCCAGCAGGTCCGACGACGTCAGACCCAGGTGCACGTAGCGCGAGTCGTTGCCGATGTGCTCGGCCACATTGGTCAGGAAGGCGATGACGTCGTGGTGGGTGACGTCTTCGATCTCCTTGACGCGCGCGGCCTCGAACGCGGCCTTCTTGCGGATGCGCTGCACCGCCTCGGCGGGGATTTCGCCCAGCTCGGCCAGCGCCTCGCAGGCAAGAATCTCGAACTCGAGCCACTTGGCGAGCTTGTTGTCTTCGGACCAGATGCGCCCCATCTCGGGGAGTGTGTAGCGTTCGATCATTGTGTATTGCGGGGGGTTGCGCCGGGCGTTCCGTTAGATGTCACGGGGACGCTCCGCCAGGGTTACTCTGAAGTTGAGGAGTTCATCCTTGCGATTGACGGTCATCTCGATGGTATCGCCCACGCCGGAACCGAAGATCAGCCGGTTGGCGTGTGTGCGGTTCTGCAGCTTGACCCCGTTGATGGCGATGATCTGGTCGCCGGCCTTGAGCCCCGCCGTGTCCGCGGGCCCGCCTTCTTCGATGCTCTGCACTAGCACACCGCTCTCGGCGGGCAGGTTGAGCGCGGCCTGCACCTGCGGCGTGATGTCGGTGGCCGACATCCCCACCCACACGTCGCGCACGCGCCCGTGCTCCACCAGTTCCTCGTACACGCTCCTCACACGGTTGATGGGGATGGCGAATCCGATGCCCACGTTGGCGCCGGTACCGCTGGAGAAGATGATGGTGTTCACACCGATCACCTCGCCGTGCGCGTTGATCAGCGGGCCGCCGCTGTTGCCCGGGTTGATGGCGGCGTCGGTCTGGATCATGTCGTTGAAGATCTGCTCGCTGTTCTCGTCCTGCTTGATGTCGCGGTGGTTGGCACTGATCACGCCCACCGTCACCGTGGGCTGGGTGTCGGCGAGATAGCTGCCGAAGGGACTGCCGATGGCGATGGCCCACTCGCCCACCACCAGGTCGTCGGAGTCGCCCAGCCGCGCGGCGGGAAACTCGTCGCCGTCGATCTTGAGCAACGCGAGGTCGTAGGTGGGTGCGGTGCCCACCAGCGTGGCGGCGTATTCCTTGCCGTCGGCCAGCGTCACCTGGATGCGCTCCGCGTCCCGCACCACGTGGTAGTTGGTGAAGGCGTACCCGCGGCTGTCGATGATGAAGCCGGACCCCTGCGTGGCCTGGGTGCGCGTGCGGCCCGGGTAGTAGCGGTTGAACCACATGTCGTACACGGAACGGGTGCGCACCCGGTAGAGGCCGGTGATGCTGATCACCGCGGGCGACACCTGCTCGGTGGCGGTGACAATGGCGCTGCGCCGCTCCGCGTCGATCCCCGCCGACGACGGCACCCCCGCCGCCTGGTAGGCGGCGGGCTGCGGGTCCGCCGGCTCGCCGTTGGAGCCGCGCAGCAACATCACCGCAATGATGACCAGCGCCACCGACACGCCGGTGATACCGCCGAAGATGTAAGGGAGAAACCGTGCCCGCGAGGGACGGATGACGTCGCTATCGTCGTACATGTGCCTTGCGCCGCTCCAGTACCTTCTCCCAGTCCTTGTTGAACAACTCGATCCCCACATCCGTGAGCGGGTGACGGAAGAGCTGCTTGAACACCTTGTACGGAACCGTGGCCACGTCCGCGCCCAGACGCGCGGACTCCAGCACGTGCAGCGGGTGGCGGATGCTGGCCGCCAGCACCTGCGTCTGCAGGGCGTAGCGCTCGTAGATCTCAACCAGGTCCCCCACCACCTGCATGCCGTCCATGCCGGTGTCATCCAGGCGCCCGACGAACGGGCTGATGTAGGTGGCACCGGCCTTGGCCGCCATCAGGCCCTGGTTGGCGCTGAAGCAGAGGGTGACGTTGGTCTTGATGTCCTCCGCGGAAAGCGTGGTCACCGCCTTGATCCCTTCCGGGATGAGCGGGATCTTCACCACGATGTGCTCGCTGAGCTTCGCGAACGCGCGCCCCTGGCGAATCATCTCGGCTGCGTCGTCGGCGACCACCTCGGCGCTCACCGGCCCGTGCACGATGTCGCAGATCTCCTTGAGAACCGCGTCATAGTCGCTCCCGTCCTCCTTGGCCATCAGGGAGGGGTTGGTGGTGACGCCATCCAGCACGCCCAGCGCGGCGGCTTCGCGGATTTCGTCGATGTTGGCCGTATCCAGGAAAATCTTCATTCGGGTCGGTCCTTTCAGTTGCGGCGGTTCCGCTCCATCATAGCACCGTCGCCCGCCCCGGGACAGCCCCTTAGCCGCGCCATCCCCGCCCGGTGGCTGGAGTTAGGCCGAACCCGCCGTCCGCTCCCCGGGGTCGCCGGGGTAGCGGGCCCGCAGCAGGGTCAACCCGCACGCCGCGGCGGTGGGACCGGCCGCGCGACGGTCCCTTTTACCCAGGATCTCGGGCATCCGTTCCGGCTCGATTTTTCCCCGCCCCACCTCCATCAGCGTCCCGGCGATGGCCCGCACCATGTTGTAGAGGAAACGGTCCGATTCCACCTCGATCAGAATGTGCCGCTCCGCCCCCACCACCGTCACGTCCATCAGGTTGCACACGGGGTCCTTGTCGTTGGTGACGGGCGTGAAGCTGGTGAAGTCCTGCCGTCCCTGGAGGTGGCGGGCGGCGGCACGCATG contains:
- a CDS encoding PaaI family thioesterase produces the protein MIEHAPQNPDFESVVRESFSRQAFMATLGARLVRVKPGDVRIAMPHAQAFTQQNGFLHAGAISTIADSANGYAAFSLCPPGYDVLAVEFKINLLSPASTPWLLACARVLRPGKTLTTCFCDVWGVDGETADVPAGAKRVASVLSTILSQPVSRP
- a CDS encoding MFS transporter, producing the protein MNRSSARARVLIGAILIQLILGTVYGYSIFWRPLDARVFPPVVTEMEVQEMEMRGEYLHEMTVVADEATKKRRQTEQQGYLKYAFSICILSFAGTMVLAGRVQDLKGPRFTATIGGVLLGGGFLAAGLLNTFVVFYLAHALFAGMVTLLLLALYHMATRDMNPKTMPLLHDAPRAITVACVVAAVLLGQRYVGRLGELDELFVLWGTVGFLAGAGIGFAYVCPIAALIKWFPKRKGLVSGLAVAGFGFGAYIFSHPQLPFSAENYLRNHDVVSLFTLHGLVCLVAVALGATLLSNPPDTAPARLESAWQDTLRRPAFYILWLMFFSGAMAGLMVIGILKGFAGDQLVGAAGGAAALGDARAKEIFDRGVTAVGWLAVFNALGRIAWGMVSDRVGRTVAFVAMFLVQAAMMFVLGGLDTEVSLAVGASIVGFNFGGNFALFPSATADLFGAKNLGANYGWVFTSYGIAGVVGIMVGNAAKTATGSYAAAFSLAGILCVISAGLAIGMHLQRRRAAAVAV
- the purB gene encoding adenylosuccinate lyase encodes the protein MIERYTLPEMGRIWSEDNKLAKWLEFEILACEALAELGEIPAEAVQRIRKKAAFEAARVKEIEDVTHHDVIAFLTNVAEHIGNDSRYVHLGLTSSDLLDTTLACQIKEAGELLLKRMADLRAVVKARALEHKNTVMVGRTHGIHAEPITFGLKLAVWYDELGRRERMLRAALETVSVGKVSGSVGTFAHASPQVEEYVTRKLGLKPAPASTQVVQRDRHAEFVSALAVAAASLEKMATEVRNLQRTDVLEVEEPFRKGQKGSSSMPHKRNPIICERVAGMARLVRGYAVAATENVALWHERDISHSSVERVILPDATITLDYMLVKFTGVVKDLVVYPERMLANMEKAHGLVYSQKLLLELARAGLSREDAYALVQEAAMETWESGKPFEETVRARKGITSKLEKATLDAVFDLDHYLREVDSIFKRVF
- a CDS encoding trypsin-like peptidase domain-containing protein codes for the protein MYDDSDVIRPSRARFLPYIFGGITGVSVALVIIAVMLLRGSNGEPADPQPAAYQAAGVPSSAGIDAERRSAIVTATEQVSPAVISITGLYRVRTRSVYDMWFNRYYPGRTRTQATQGSGFIIDSRGYAFTNYHVVRDAERIQVTLADGKEYAATLVGTAPTYDLALLKIDGDEFPAARLGDSDDLVVGEWAIAIGSPFGSYLADTQPTVTVGVISANHRDIKQDENSEQIFNDMIQTDAAINPGNSGGPLINAHGEVIGVNTIIFSSGTGANVGIGFAIPINRVRSVYEELVEHGRVRDVWVGMSATDITPQVQAALNLPAESGVLVQSIEEGGPADTAGLKAGDQIIAINGVKLQNRTHANRLIFGSGVGDTIEMTVNRKDELLNFRVTLAERPRDI
- the fsa gene encoding fructose-6-phosphate aldolase; the protein is MKIFLDTANIDEIREAAALGVLDGVTTNPSLMAKEDGSDYDAVLKEICDIVHGPVSAEVVADDAAEMIRQGRAFAKLSEHIVVKIPLIPEGIKAVTTLSAEDIKTNVTLCFSANQGLMAAKAGATYISPFVGRLDDTGMDGMQVVGDLVEIYERYALQTQVLAASIRHPLHVLESARLGADVATVPYKVFKQLFRHPLTDVGIELFNKDWEKVLERRKAHVRR